A window of the Cucurbita pepo subsp. pepo cultivar mu-cu-16 chromosome LG01, ASM280686v2, whole genome shotgun sequence genome harbors these coding sequences:
- the LOC111808869 gene encoding DNA-directed RNA polymerase III subunit 2-like isoform X1 yields MVVKPSEDTSMNRKQVDDPNPIDSDIDKQFFSLPIKSAVDKFQRLPELFEVRGLVKRHLDSFKYFANIEIKKTVKANDRIDSALIRVFYRRFPDVRIGEPYVTVNAVSETCKPHTCCLSDLTCNRLPITSVYIYGTNLLPKVKTQGLGQNAC; encoded by the exons ATGGTTGTGAAGCCATCGGAAGACACTTCGAT GAACAGGAAGCAAGTCGACGATCCTAATCCAATCGATTCCGATATCGATAAGCAATTCTTTAGCCTTCCTATCAAGTCAGCCGTTGATAAGTTTCAACGTCTTCCTGAACTTTTTGAG GTAAGAGGTCTGGTTAAGCGGCACTTGGATTCCTTTAAGTACTTCGCGAATATTGAGATAAAAAAGACTGTCAAGGCCAATGATCGCATTGACTCCGCACTGATCCGAGTATTTTATCGTAG GTTTCCAGATGTAAGAATCGGTGAGCCTTATGTGACCGTGAATGCTGTCAGTGAAACTTGCAAGCCTCATACATGCTGCTTGTCCGACCTGAC GTGCAACAGGTTGCCCATTACAAGCGTATATATTTATGGGACCAATTTACTACCAAAAGTTAAAACACAGG GTCTTGGACAAAATGCATGCTAG
- the LOC111808869 gene encoding DNA-directed RNA polymerase III subunit 2-like isoform X3, with protein sequence MVVKPSEDTSMNRKQVDDPNPIDSDIDKQFFSLPIKSAVDKFQRLPELFEVRGLVKRHLDSFKYFANIEIKKTVKANDRIDSALIRVFYRRFPDVRIGEPYVTVNAVSETCKPHTCCLSDLTLPITSVYIYGTNLLPKVKTQACIIS encoded by the exons ATGGTTGTGAAGCCATCGGAAGACACTTCGAT GAACAGGAAGCAAGTCGACGATCCTAATCCAATCGATTCCGATATCGATAAGCAATTCTTTAGCCTTCCTATCAAGTCAGCCGTTGATAAGTTTCAACGTCTTCCTGAACTTTTTGAG GTAAGAGGTCTGGTTAAGCGGCACTTGGATTCCTTTAAGTACTTCGCGAATATTGAGATAAAAAAGACTGTCAAGGCCAATGATCGCATTGACTCCGCACTGATCCGAGTATTTTATCGTAG GTTTCCAGATGTAAGAATCGGTGAGCCTTATGTGACCGTGAATGCTGTCAGTGAAACTTGCAAGCCTCATACATGCTGCTTGTCCGACCTGAC GTTGCCCATTACAAGCGTATATATTTATGGGACCAATTTACTACCAAAAGTTAAAACACAGG cttGCATAATTTCATGA
- the LOC111808869 gene encoding DNA-directed RNA polymerase III subunit 2-like isoform X2: MVVKPSEDTSMNRKQVDDPNPIDSDIDKQFFSLPIKSAVDKFQRLPELFEVRGLVKRHLDSFKYFANIEIKKTVKANDRIDSALIRVFYRRFPDVRIGEPYVTVNAVSETCKPHTCCLSDLTCNRLPITSVYIYGTNLLPKVKTQACIIS; the protein is encoded by the exons ATGGTTGTGAAGCCATCGGAAGACACTTCGAT GAACAGGAAGCAAGTCGACGATCCTAATCCAATCGATTCCGATATCGATAAGCAATTCTTTAGCCTTCCTATCAAGTCAGCCGTTGATAAGTTTCAACGTCTTCCTGAACTTTTTGAG GTAAGAGGTCTGGTTAAGCGGCACTTGGATTCCTTTAAGTACTTCGCGAATATTGAGATAAAAAAGACTGTCAAGGCCAATGATCGCATTGACTCCGCACTGATCCGAGTATTTTATCGTAG GTTTCCAGATGTAAGAATCGGTGAGCCTTATGTGACCGTGAATGCTGTCAGTGAAACTTGCAAGCCTCATACATGCTGCTTGTCCGACCTGAC GTGCAACAGGTTGCCCATTACAAGCGTATATATTTATGGGACCAATTTACTACCAAAAGTTAAAACACAGG cttGCATAATTTCATGA
- the LOC111787189 gene encoding protein MAINTENANCE OF PSII UNDER HIGH LIGHT 1: MMACASQALIAANSCSFLSQRAIRKSQKLFNQSASNLIFTVRASSEDSDCNVDECAPDKEVGKVSMEWLAGEKTKVVGTYPPKKKGWTGYVEKDTAGQTNIYSVEPVVYVAESAISSGTAGTSSEGAENTLAIAGGLALIAVAAASSILLQVGKKPPEIKVVEYTGPSLSYYINKFTTPAILQPPVRAESESEPESSSQVDSVAPEVVTEVQIQSDIVAPEVVTEVQVESQTTEPSSPAS, encoded by the exons ATGATGGCTTGTGCTTCACAGGCGCTGATTGCCGCTAATTCATGCTCGTTTCTGAGCCAACGAGCCATTAGAAAGTCTCAGAAGCTCTTCAATCAGAGTGCTTCCAATCTAATTTTCACGGTCAGAGCTTCGTCTGAAGATTCCGACTGCAATGTCGACGAATGTGCTCCAGATAAGGAG GTGGGGAAAGTTAGTATGGAATGGCTAGCAGGGGAGAAAACTAAAGTGGTTGGGACATACCCACCGAAGAAAAAAGGGTGGACAGGCTATGTGGAGAAGGACACTGCAGgacaaacaaacatatattCCGTCGAA CCAGTAGTTTATGTAGCAGAAAGTGCTATCAGCTCGGGGACTGCAGGGACTTCTTCAGAAGGGGCTGAGAACACACTGGCAATTGCTGGTGGACTTGCACTCATTGCAGTTGCTGCAGCTTCATCTATACTGCTTCAAGTAGGTAAGAAACCACCCGAAATAAAAGTTGTTGAATACACCGGACCCTCACTCAGTTACTACATCAACAAGTTCACTACACCGGCAATTCTCCAACCACCGGTACGAGCCGAGTCCGAATCCGAACCCGAATCCTCCTCTCAAGTCGACAGTGTGGCTCCTGAAGTAGTAACCGAGGTTCAAATTCAATCAGACATTGTTGCTCCTGAAGTAGTAACAGAGGTTCAAGTTGAATCCCAAACGACCGAGCCTTCCTCTCCGGCTAGTTGA
- the LOC111781494 gene encoding probable choline kinase 2: protein MVTVENATNKKYDRLPREAREILQSLATKWGDEIDSSALQMIPLKGAMTNEVFQIKWPTKNEDVSRKVLVRIYGEGVDVFLNREDEIRTFEFISKQGQGPRLLGRFSTGRIEEFIRARTLSAVDLRDSEISSLIAIKMKEFHNLDIPGPKNVCLWNRLRNWLTAAKKISPPEEAKAFRLDSMEEEISALEKDLFDDHQTIGFCHNDVQYGNIMLDEETRSITIIDYEYASYNPIAFDIANHFCEMTADYHTDTPHVLVHTKYPGLEERKRFLQKYLSASGRQPSDAEVMQLVQDVEKYTLASHLVWGLWGIISEHVNDIDFDYIEYARQRFERYWTRKRDLLGKEKPTRD, encoded by the exons ATGGTCACAGTGGAGAATGCAACGAATAAGAAATATGATCGTCTACCTAGAGAAGCAAGGGAGATTTTGCAGTCATTGGCTACCAAATGGGGAGACGAAATTGATTCAAGTGCATTGCAAATGATCCCTTTGAAGGGAGCCATGACCAACGAGGTCTTTCAAATTAAGTGGCCGACTAAGAATGAGGATGTCTCTAGAAAGGTTTTAGTTAGGATTTACGGTGAAGGTGTGGATGTGTTTCTTAACCGAGAAGATGAGATAAGGacatttgaatttatatcGAAGCAGGGGCAGGGACCTCGGCTTCTTGGGCGATTTTCGACTGGTCGAATTGAAGAGTTCATCCGTGCAAGG ACATTATCAGCAGTGGATCTACGTGATTCAGAAATATCTTCTCTTATAGCCATTAAAATGAAGGAGTTCCATAATCTTGATATTCCTGGTCCGAAGAACGTGTGCTTGTGGAATAGATTGCG AAATTGGCTAACTGCTgccaaaaaaatttctccaCCTGAAGAAGCCAAAGCCTTTCGCTTGGATTCTATGGAAGAAGAGATTTCTGCATTGGAAAAGGACCTCTTTGATGATCATCAAACTATAGGTTTTTGCCACAATGATGTACAGTACGGAAACATAATGCTAGACGAGGAGACTAGATCAATAACTATAATC GATTACGAATATGCAAGTTATAATCCCATAGCCTTTGACATTGCGAATCACTTCTGTGAGATGACCGCGGATTATCATACGGACACTCCACATGTTTTGGTCCACACCAAATATCCCG GTTTGGAGGAGCGTAAAAGATTCCTGCAAAAATATCTGAGTGCTTCAG GTCGTCAGCCCAGTGATGCTGAGGTAATGCAATTAGTCCAAGATGTCGAGAAGTATACTCTTGCTAGCCATCTTGTTTGGGGCCTCTGGGGAATAATATCG GAGCATGTGAACGATATCGACTTTGATTACATCGAATATGCGAGGCAGAGGTTTGAACGATATTGGACTAGGAAACGTGATCTTCTCGGTAAAGAGAAACCGACCCGTGATTAG
- the LOC111809917 gene encoding retinoblastoma-related protein-like: MENVEETKPSGTNICLPDGATDTAEVQFSEFCENGLRLDENCCNQALKLYRETKHLLVANISAIGSGIPEEANRFWSAFVLYSVKRLRDKNSESSHQGSENNSFTLCHILRVCKLNIVEFFKELPQFVVKAGPVLSNLYGADWENRLEAKELQANFVHLSLLSKYYKRVYREFFSTSDANVEKQSALSCPTGYLSDYHRFGWLLFLALRVHSFSRFKDLVTCTNGLVSILAILILHIPVRFRNFNILDSERFVKKGGKGVDLLGSLCNVYDTSEDELREIMDKANSLIEDILKKKPRSASECNSKSLENIDTEGLICFEGLMEESSLSSSLEILEKDYEDAIHNKGELDERVFVNDEDSLLGSGSLSAGAVAMSGFKRKFDSMCSPARTITSPMSPLRSPGSHANGTLNSGNAKLAATPVSTAMTTAKWLRTVISPLPAKPSAEMERFLASCDRDVTNDVVRRAHIILEAIFPNSALGERCIAGNLQSANLMDNIWAEQRRLEALKLYYRVLEAMCRAESQMLHVTNLTSLLTNERFHRCMLACSAELVLATHKTVTMLFPAVLERTGITAFDLSKVIESFIRHEESLPRELRRHLNSLEERLLESMVWEKGSSMYNSLVVAKPALAAEINRLGLLAEPMPSLDAIAVQINFSGIGVSTMPSLQKHESLPGQNGHIRSPKRLCTDLRSVLVERNSFTSPVKDRLLAFSNIKSKLLPPPLQSAFASPTRPNPGGGGETCAETGINIFFSKITKLAAVRVNGMVERLQLSHQIRENVYCLFQRILGQKTSLLFNRHIDQIILCCFYGVAKISQLSLTFKEIIYNYRKQPQCKPQIFRNVFVDWSSARRNGRSGQDHVDIITFYNEIFIPSIKPLLVEIGPAASTTKTDRVPQVNNNNNNAPCPGSPKISPFPSLPDMSPKKVSSVHNVYVSPLRSSKMDALISHSSKSYYACVGESTHAFQSPSKDLTAINNRLKSTPRKLRGTLNFDDADVGLVSDSLVANSLYPQNGSCGSSSGAPIKAEQPDS; this comes from the exons ATGGAAAACGTGGAGGAAACGAAGCCATCAGGTACAAACATTTGCCTTCCTGATGGCGCAACAGACACCGCTGAAGTTCAATTTTCAGAATTTTGTGAG AACGGATTACGTCTGGACGAGAATTGTTGTAATCAAGCGTTGAAGTTATATAGAGAGACCAAGCACCTTTTGGTGGCAAATATATCAGCAATTGGGAGTGGaatt CCCGAAGAAGCCAACCGATTTTGGTCCGCCTTTGTTTTGTATTCCGTGAAGAGGCTGAGAGATAAGAATTCAGAAAGTTCACATCAGGGATCTGAGAACAACAGCTTCACGTTATGCCACATATTGAGAGTTTGCAAGCTGAA CATTgtagaattttttaaagagcTTCCTCAGTTTGTTGTTAAAGCTGGTCCAGTATTAAGTAATCTTTATGGTGCAGATTGGGAGAATAGACTAGAG GCAAAGGAGTTGCAGGCTAACTTCGTTCATTTGAGCCTCTTAAGCAA GTATTATAAGCGTGTCTACCGAGAATTCTTCTCCACCAGTGATGCTAATGTTGAAAAGCAGTCAGCTTTATCCTGTCCTACGGGTTACTTGTCTGATTACCATCGTTTTGGATGGTTGTTATTTTTGGCTCTTCGTGTACATTCTTTCAGTCGTTTTAAGGACTTGGTGACTTGCACTAATGGTTTGGTTTCCATTTTG GCTATTTTAATTCTTCATATTCCAGTTCGTTTCAGAAACTTCAACATTCTTGACTCGGAACGCTTTG TTAAGAAAGGTGGAAAAGGAGTGGATCTGCTTGGATCACTTTGTAATGTCTATGACACCTCAGAGGATGAACTGAGGGAAATAATGGATAAAGCAAATAGTTTGATAGAAgatattttgaagaagaagccgCGTTCGGCGTCTGAGTGTAATAGTAAAAGCTTGGAGAATATTGACACTG AGGGCTTGATATGCTTTGAAGGATTAATGGAGGAGTCATCTCTTTCATCCAGTTTAGAAATTCTGGAAAAGGACTATGAAGATGCAATTCATAATAAAGGTGAGCTCGATGAGCGGGTATTTGTTAATGATGAGGACAGTTTACTTGGTTCGGGTAGCTTGTCTGCAGGTGCTGTTGCAATGAGTGGCTTCAAG AGGAAGTTCGACTCAATGTGCTCACCTGCAAGGACAATAACCAGTCCAATGTCACCACTTCGCTCTCCTGGTTCACACGCCAATGGTACTCTTAATAGTGGCAACGCGAAACTTGCTGCCACGCCTGTTAGTACAGCCATGACAACGGCAAAGTGGCTCAGAACGGTTATTTCTCCACTTCCAGCAAAACCTTCAGCGGAGATGGAGCGCTTTTTAGCCTCTTGTGATAGGGATGTAACTAATGATGTCGTTCGCAGGGCACATATAATATTAGAGGCTATATTTCCAAATAGCGCTCTTGGAGAGCGTTGTATAGCTGGAAATTTACAAAGTGCGAACCTCATGGATAACATCTGGGCAGAACAGCGGCGACTAGAAGCATTGAAGTTATATTATAGAGTTTTGGAAGCAATGTGCAGAGCAGAGTCTCAGATGCTGCATGTGACTAATTTGACCTCTTTGCTGACTAATGAGAGGTTCCATAGATGTATGCTGGCTTGTTCTGCCGAATTGGTTTTGGCGACTCATAAAACTGTTACAATGTTGTTTCCTGCTGTATTGGAGCGAACTGGAATAACCGCTTTTGACCTTAGTAAGGTGATAGAAAGTTTTATTAGACATGAAGAGTCGCTTCCTAGAGAGCTGAGGCGACATCTTAATTCTTTGGAAGAACGGCTATTAGAGAGCATGGTATGGGAGAAAGGTTCATCAATGTATAACTCCCTGGTTGTTGCTAAACCTGCCCTTGCTGCAGAAATTAATCGCCTGGGTTTACTAGCCGAACCCATGCCATCTTTGGATGCAATTGCTGTTCAAATTAACTTTTCTGGTATTGGGGTATCAACCATGCCTAGTTTGCAGAAGCATGAGAGTTTGCCAG GTCAAAATGGGCATATAAGGTCACCCAAAAGATTGTGCACAGATTTAAGAAGTGTGCTAGTGGAACGGAATTCTTTTACTTCTCCAGTGAAGGACCGACTCCTGGCTTTCAGTAATATCAAGTCTAAGCTTCTGCCACCTCCTTTACAGTCAGCATTTGCAAG TCCTACTCGGCCTAATCCCGGAGGTGGTGGTGAAACGTGCGCTGAAACTGgaattaacatattttttagCAAG ATCACCAAGTTGGCTGCTGTTAGAGTCAATGGTATGGTGGAAAGGTTGCAGTTATCTCACCAGATCAGGGAGAATGTCTACTGCCTTTTCCAACGGATACTCGGTCAAAAAACATCACTATTATTTAATCGTCACATCGACCAGATCATTCTTTGTTGTTTCTATGGTGTCGCGAAG ATATCTCAATTGAGCCTCACGTTTAAGGAAATCATATACAACTACAGGAAGCAACCACAATGCAAACCTCAAATCTTCCGAAATGTGTTTGTTGATTGGTCTTCAGCACGTCGTAATGGG AGATCAGGACAGGATCACGTGGATATAATTACGTTCTACAATGAAATATTTATCCCTTCAATAAAACCTTTGCTCGTTGAGATTGGCCCAGCTGCATCAACCACGAAAACTGACAGAGTTCCTCAagtcaacaacaacaacaacaatg CACCGTGCCCGGGATCACCTAAGATATCGCCTTTTCCAAGTCTTCCCGACATGTCTCCGAAGAAAGTATCTTCAGTACATAATGTCTACGTCTCTCCACTAAGATCATCAAAG ATGGATGCGTTGATTTCACATAGTTCAAAAAGCTATTACGCTTGCGTTGGAGAGAGCACTCATGCGTTTCAAAGCCCTTCAAAAGACCTTACTGCCATAAACAACCGTTTGAAAAG TACACCACGGAAACTCCGAGGCACACTAAATTTTGACGACGCAGACGTTGGTTTGGTCAGTGATTCCCTGGTGGCGAACAGCCTTTACCCACAAAATGGAAGTTGTGGATCATCCTCAGGTGCACCTATTAAAGCTGAACAACCTGATTCTTAG
- the LOC111810050 gene encoding probable protein arginine N-methyltransferase 3 encodes MDRFPNDLDEEICITEKFEREEDDDDEQEDGEDGWDDWNADEEGSEEAFDSNFLCLFCNSKYNDCDALFNHCNLVHYFDFHGIRRTLGLDFYGSFKVINYIRSQVAENRCWSCGFLCQSNQDLQNHLHKTLNLSDVKALWDDDKYLNPFRQDDPLLYNFAEDEEDDEISLINNDLQRSAGTEGGNCNRDEMSRENLPFHPNQNKENGMEDCCSSLHGYLNAPSNLEAEIENTVKTTEILGLKDDRLKIARRNVDRMDIKNANVNYFDSYSSFGIHREMLSDKVRTEAYMHAILQNPSLFHNAAVMDVGCGTGILSLFAAKAGASRVLAVEASEKMATVATQIAKDNGLWQNGKQTGDCGVSSGTIEVVHGMVEELDKNIEIQPHSVDVLVSEWMGYCLLYESMLNSVLFARDRWLKPGGAILPDTATILVAGFGAGGTSLPFWENVYGFSMSCVGKELVKDAAKAPIVDIVDANDLVTSTAILHTFDLATMHPDEVDFTASTDLEPNLHYPSSNSDNVEVEASWCHGVVLWFETGFTSRFCKESPAVLSTSPHTPKTHWSQTILTFTEPIAITSRKSATNKSAPVGSHASPAVKVHLRLSIVRAPEHRSIDISLEITGIAGDGRNRDWPVQLFTLR; translated from the exons ATGGATCGATTTCCCAATGATCTCGACGAAGAAATATGCATCACGGAGAAAtttgagagagaggaagacgacgacgacgagcAAGAAGATGGAGAAGACGGCTGGGATGATTGGAATGCAGACGAGGAAGGAAGCGAAGAAGCATTTGATTCGAATTTTCTGTGTCTGTTCTGCAACTCGAAGTATAATGACTGCGATGCGCTGTTCAATCACTGCAACTTGGTTCACTACTTCGATTTTCATGGCATCAGGAGGACTCTGGGTTTAGACTTTTATGGTTCGTTCAAAGTTATCAACTACATACGATCTCAG GTAGCAGAAAACAGATGTTGGAGCTGTGGTTTCTTGTGTCAATCAAACCAGGATTTACAGAACCATTTACACAAAACACTAAATCTCAGTGACGTAAAGGCTTTGTGGGATGATGATAAATATCTAAATCCCTTCAGGCAAGACGATCCGCTCCTGTACAATTTTGCAGAAGACGAAGAGGATGATGAAATTTCACTCATTAACAATGATCTTCAGAGGAGTGCGGGTACCGAGGGAGGTAATTGCAATCGTGATGAAATGAGTAGAGAAAATCTTCCATTTCATCCAAAccagaacaaagaaaatggaatggAAGATTGTTGTTCATCTTTACATGGTTATTTGAATGCTCCAAGCAACTTAGAGGCTGAGATTGAGAATACTGTGAAAACCACAGAAATCTTGGGACTGAAAGACGATCGATTAAAAATAGCCAGACGAAATGTTGATAGAATGGATATCAAGAATGCAAATGtaaattactttgattcataTAGCTCTTTTGGCATACACAGAGAGATGTTAAGCGACAAG GTCAGAACGGAAGCCTATATGCATGCTATTTTGCAAAATCCATCTCTCTTCCACAATGCAGCTGTGATGGATGTAGGCTGTGGAACAGGCATACTTAG tCTCTTTGCTGCAAAAGCGGGTGCATCGAGAGTTCTTGCGGTTGAAGCGAGTGAAAAGATGGCTACAGTGGCCACCCAA ATTGCTAAAGACAATGGCCTCTGGCAGAACGGGAAACAGACTGGAGATTGCGGCGTGTCAAGTGGGACTATAGAAGTGGTTCATGGTATGGTAGAAGAACTTGATAAGAACATAGAGATTCAGCCTCACAGTGTTGACGTATTAGTGAGTGAATGGATGGGGTATTGCTTGCTGTATGAGTCAATGCTCAATTCAGTGCTCTTTGCGAGGGATCGTTGGTTGAAGCCTGGAGGTGCAATCTTACCAGATACTGCCACAATT CTTGTTGCAGGATTTGGAGCTGGTGGAACTAGTCTTCCATTTTGGGAAAATGTGTATGGTTTCAGCATGTCTTGTGTTGGGAAGGAACTTGTAAAGGATGCTGCCAAAGCTCCCATCGTCGACATTGTGGATGCTAATGATTTGGTAACTAGTACTGCAATTCTCCAT ACTTTCGATCTTGCAACTATGCATCCTGATGAAGTAGACTTCACTGCAAGTACGGACTTGGAACCAAATTTACATTATCCTTCAAGCAACTCAGATAATGTTGAAGTTGAAGCATCTTGGTGTCACGGAGTTGTCCTATGGTTTGAAACTGGTTTCACAAGCAGATTTTGCAAGGAATCACCGGCTGTTCTGTCTACATCTCCCCACACTCCCAAAACTCACTGGTCTCAAACCATATTAACCTTCACAGAGCCAATTGCTATAACATCTAGAAAATCTGCCACCAACAAATCAGCACCAGTAGGTAGCCATGCCTCCCCTGCTGTCAAAGTTCATTTACGCCTTAGCATTGTCCGTGCGCCCGAACATCGAAGCATTGATATTTCACTAGAGATTACTGGGATTGCTGGTGATGGTCGGAACCGCGACTGGCCTGTACAACTTTTCACATTAAGATAG
- the LOC111810128 gene encoding uncharacterized protein LOC111810128, with amino-acid sequence MDEENAIEDLQRCRRDRQILLDFVLASGLIKKVVMPPGAVTLDDLDLDQISVDYVLNCARKGGILDLSEAIRDHHGLTGFPQMNNSGSGDEFFVTDLDSSGPPPKRAPPPVSASTPPPVYTAPAVVAPTPIPTPSLTKTNVSRSGSLESSQARGLTGYGIEGAGGRPFGRQED; translated from the exons ATGGACGA GGAAAACGCCATCGAGGATTTGCAACGCTGCAGGCGGGACAGACAAATACTTCTTGATTTTGTACTGGCTAGTGGCTTGATTAAGAAGGTTGTAATGCCTCCTGGGGCAGTCACACTCGATGACTTGGATCTAGACCAAATTAGTGTGGATTATGTTCTTAACTGTGCTAGAAAAG GTGGAATTCTTGACCTATCTGAAGCCATAAGAGATCACCATGGCCTTACAGGGTTCCCTCAGATG AATAATTCAGGTTCTGGGGATGAATTTTTTGTTACGGATTTAGATTCTTCAGGGCCACCTCCAAAAAGGGCACCACCACCTGTTTCTGCTTCCACACCTCCTCCTGTCTATACAGCTCCCGCAGTAGTTGCACCAACACCTATCCCCACACCGTCGCTAACCAAAACGAATGTATCTAGATCAGGGTCTTTGGAGTCCTCACAAGCTCGGGGACTGACTGGGTATGGCATTGAGGGTGCTGGGGGACGGCCTTTTGGTCGTCAGGAAGATTGA
- the LOC111810255 gene encoding NADH dehydrogenase [ubiquinone] 1 alpha subcomplex subunit 6 — MAFTVRGLKVPPNSASLEEARNRVFDFFRSACRSLPAIMDIYNLDDVTTISQIRSTIASEIRKNSHVTDPKVIDMLLFKGMEELGNITEHAKQRHHIIGQYVVGREGLVQDVGSKDQGISNFLKNFYKSNYF; from the exons ATGGCGTTCACAGTTCGAGGTCTGAAGGTTCCGCCCAACTCCGCCAGTCTGGAAGAAGCCCGGAATCGAGTCTTCGACTTCTTCAGATCAGCATGTCGATCCTTGCCTGCAATCATGGACATCTATAACTTAGACGATGTCACTACTATTTCTCAGATCCGCTCTACCATCGCCTCCGAGATCCGCAAGAATTCCCACGTTACGGACCCTAAG GTGATTGACATGCTTCTTTTCAAGGGCATGGAAGAGCTCGGTAACATTACCGAACATGCAAAGCAACGGCATCACATCATCGGTCAGTATGTGGTTGGTCGCGAAGGACTCGTGCAAGATGTGGGTTCCAAGGATCAGGGCATATCCAATTTTCTCAAAAACTTCTACAAGAGTAACTACTTTTGA